The DNA sequence AAAATTTATGCGGAAAAAACTCGGCGCAAATGCGTAAAAATAGGCCAAATTTACGCCGATTTCGCTACATTATTTTACCTTCTTGCCGTTTTTGTAGCTGGCAAAAATTTCGGTCGTGCCGTCCTTTTTAAACGCGATCACGTCGTAGTCTTCGACGATGCCGCCCTGCTCCATACCCGGACTTCCCAGCGGCATGCCGGGCACCGAGATACCCACGACGTCAGAGGGTTTAGCGGCTAAAAGCGCCTTTATCTCCTGCGCCGGTACGTGCCCCTCGATAGCGTAGCCGCCGACTATGCCGGTATGACAGCTGTATAGCTCCGCCGGCACTCCGTATTTATTTTTCGTTTCGATTATCTCGTTTGTTTTATGCTCAGTTACCTCAAAGCCGTTTTGCTTCATTACCTCGCCCCATTTACCGCAGCAACCGCACTCGGGACTTTTATAAACCTCGATCGTCTCGCCTAGCGCGGCAGCCGCGATCGCAGAAAATAGCGCAAAGCCCAAAAAGATCTTTTTCATCTTTAATCCTTTATATAAAATTTTCGGTGCATTTTAGCGTAATGTATATAAACGGCAAATCAAACTTTTAAAAACTAAATATAAATAATTTCTCTCTAAATTTTAGCTCGGCTTTGAAATTTAGTCTAAAGCGACCCTTATCGCGTAGGCAGACAAAATAGCCTAAACGGCAAGCTCGGCGTATCGCTAGCGCAAAGCGTATCGTCATTTTAGGCGCTGCACACCGTGCCGCCAAGCGTAAGAACGACTGGCGCCGGCCTAACCGCGACGCAAGGCTACATGCGATTTTAGGCTGGTACTAGTTTAAAAATCGCCGCTTGGCTTGGATTTTACGCAAAATCAAGCTAAATTTAACCGTCACCGTTGTATCATTAAAAATAAATTTGTAAAGGAGAAAAAATGGCGCGGCTAGTTTTTATTTTGTTAATTCTAGGTTTAATCACGTGGTTTTATATGGGCGGAACGAATAAAACCGTGGCCGACTACAAGGGCATGAGTAGCGAGCAGCTAGAAACGCTGTGTCTAGAGAAGAAGGACAAAACCGCGTGCCAAAAATACGCGATAGACTTCGTAAAAGGCGCCAAAGCAAACGGCGGCAAGCCGCAGTTTTAGGCATTCTTAGCGCGGATTTGCTTGGTAAATTTGCCTAATTAAAGCTCAGGTTTTAAATTAAATCCACAAGCCGATTTAGCGTCAAATGCGGCCCTAAATTTAAACGATTGACGCGAATTTAGGCGCATATCGGCGGTATATTTTAACCGCTTAGATAACAAAAGCCTGATCGCAAAATCAGGCTTTACTCTTTTTAAAAATTTACTTCATCGTACAAGCTGCTTGATCACCTAGATCACAAGCTTTTGTATAAAATATTTTGGCATTCGCCATATCTCCGCTTTTTTGTATTTATATGCCAATAAAGTGCAAGCTTTTTGAAAAAGTTCAATTTCTTTAGGATCGGTTTTGCCCCGCAACATAGTATTTTTCAGCAGCTTTCAGACAAGCCTGCGCATCGCCTTCGTTACATTTTTTGATATTATCCTCCAGTTCCCCGGCGCTCAAATTTAAAGAGCATAGAATGACAACGACCACAGCTAAAACGATTTTTTTCATTGTTTTTACTTTTAGTTTAGATTGGTTAGTCATTATATCTTTATTTGCACTGTTTTACAAGCATCGTTTTGATAATAAATGCAAGATTTTGGATAAATTTATGCCAAACCTAGAAGCAGCGGCTTTTACCGGACAAAGGCGCTAATCATACCGTAAAATCAAAGCTAAAGCATAAAAATTTTGCGCCGTCTATAAAGATTTAGACGGCGATTTTTGATTTAAAAGTATAGAAAAGCAAAGGCTCGTTTTGCTAAAATTTAGCAAGCAAAACGGCAAAAATCGGAATAAATTTAAGATACTATTTTTATTTACGGCACGCTGCCGACGAGTTTTGCGCGTTTTGTCGCCGCAGGCGTTAGGATAAAAATGCGGCACTATAAATTTACGTCCGCTTGCGCCGCTAGCACCGAAATTTAGAAACGCATTAACGCAAAATCGTCTACGCCCTTAAAAAATCCTGTTTTAGGCGCCGTTAGATTTTTGCGCAAATTACCCCAAAATCCAAAAATAGCGGCAAAAAGCGCGCAGCGCGCGAGTAAATTTAAGAGCGTTAGTTTAATGCGTCAAATCCAAAGCACTAACAAATCTGCGGCGCCAAGCCCCTTTACCTACCCGCAAAAACCGCCGTATAAAACCGCGCATGGGGGAGGTAAACTAAAGCCTTTTGGCGCAAAACAGGCAAGCTCTCTAAAAGCTCATCGCATTATTTAAGACTAGACAAGGCTAACTGCGATATCCAAGTTTGGCGTAGCTCCCCAAAAGCTCATCGCCGCAGTCGTTCTCAAAATCAGGCAAAACGCGCTAGCAGGCGCAGGCGGCGATATTAAATTTAACGAGCTAGACCGCGCAAGAGCAAACGCGCTAGGCTAATAGACAAAAAGCCCCTCTTTATTTGCCTCGCCGACCTTGTCCGTTTTGACCCACGCTACAATGTAGATAATAAACGACGCCACGATAAAAAGAAAACTAAATATAAACAAATACCCGCTTGCTTGCATCAGCTCCCCGATAAAAAACACGAAAATATACGCCTTAAAAAGCCCGTTTCTAGTTAGCCTAGCAAGCTCGAAAAAAACCTTCGCCCAAACTACCGCCACGTAAACTAGCAAAAGCGCCGCGATAACGGCGACGAGCCTAGCTAGCGGATGACCCGTTTGCGCCAAATAAAACGCCAGCGTCTGCGTAACCTGGGCGACGAACATCGCTATCATCGCCTTGCCGTAGTTTACGTGTAGATCATCGCTACCCGCAAGCCGCGCGATACCGCCTAGCGCCGCATAGGTTAGCAGCGCGCCTACGAGGACTGCTAGGGCGACGGCGATTTGTAGCTTTAGCCCCGCGTAGTCCGCGATAAAAAACGCGTAAAGTTTGATAGCAGCAGGCGCAACGCCGGAAGCAATGCCTGCCATCCTAGCCCGCCCAAACGCCGCGCTCTCTTTTAGCGCCGCCTTCGTCTCCTTACTTCTGGCGTCTTTCGTGGCGCGCCGCTCGCCCTCGTCCGTCACCAC is a window from the uncultured Campylobacter sp. genome containing:
- a CDS encoding DUF411 domain-containing protein; translated protein: MKKIFLGFALFSAIAAAALGETIEVYKSPECGCCGKWGEVMKQNGFEVTEHKTNEIIETKNKYGVPAELYSCHTGIVGGYAIEGHVPAQEIKALLAAKPSDVVGISVPGMPLGSPGMEQGGIVEDYDVIAFKKDGTTEIFASYKNGKKVK